A segment of the Leptolyngbya sp. NIES-3755 genome:
CTTTGTATCGAGATAAAACTGCTTACCTGCTTCTCGAACCGATTTTGATGCGTAGCGGGGCAGTTCAATCACCGTTTCTGTCCTCAAAAATTTTGTCGATCGTACCTGAAAATTCAGGAATTTATCTGTTCAGATCTTAGGTTTCTTCAACCACTTTGGAAAGTGTCCTAAGTTTAGAAACTTCTTCAGGAACCGGGCTGTCATGAGTGAATATAAAGAGTAGATAACTGAGTGAAGAAACTGCATTTCAACCAAAAGTAAGAGAAGCAGAAAAGCAACTTCTATCGCAAGATGCAGGAACTTTTTAACCCACTCAAACATCTACTTAATTAACAGGAAAAACACTCTCTTGCTTGGGAACAGCTACCTATGTATAGCACTGTAAAATCTGGTTTGGCTCTGACTTTGGCACTCGGTACGATCGCAGGTGCAGCGGCTCCAATGGTAATGGTCGCACCCGCTTCAGCACAAACGACTTTCTCCGATGTTGCCTCGGATAACTATGCGGCTCCTTTCATTCAAGAACTCGCTTCTCGTAACATTATTGCTGGATTTGGTGATGGAACATTTCGCCCGAATGATCCGGTAACTCGCGCTCAATTTGCAGCAATTCTTCTGAAGGCATTTCCGAACGCTCAAAGAGTAAATACTCCGATCAACTTCTCGGATGTCCCTAGCAATTATTGGGGATTTCAAGCGATTCAAAATGCTTACGCGACTGGATTCCTGGCTGGATTTCCTGGTGGAACATTTCGTCCAAATGACAACATTCCTCGCGCACAAGCTTTGGTTTCGTTATCAAATGGTTTGAGATACACTGCGACTCAACCTGTAGATAGTCTGCTTCAGGTCTACACCGATGCTGGCAGCATTCCAGGTTTTGCTCGGAACAGTATCGCTGCTGCGACTGAGCGCCGGATTGTGGTGAACTATCCAGATGTCAGCCTCCTCAATCCGAATCAAGTTGCCACTCGCGCAGATGTCGCTGCGTTCATCTATCAATCGCTCGTCAGCACTGGACAAGTTGCCGCAATTCAATCGCCGTTTATCGTCGGTCAAGCTCCGACTCAGCCTCAAGCGATCAACATTCCAGCCGGAACCGCACTTCCGCTCCGGTACGATCGTGCTGATCGAATTCTCCTTGCGAAGAACGAACCCCAACCCACTCCGATCACTTTGACCGTTGCTCAAAATATCGTGACTTCGGATGGTACGGTTCTGATTCCAGCAGGTAGCCAAGTCGCGGGTCAGTTGACGGTTTCGCAAGGTGCAGCACAATTCACGGCTTCTCAGTTGATTTTGGCAAATGGTCAGCAAGTTGCGATCGCTGCAACTTCTCAGCCGATCACAACGACTGAAACCGTTCGTCGCGGTGCAAACACTGGCACGATTCTGAAAGATGCGGCTCTAGGTAGCGCTGCGGCTGCGGGTGTTGCGGCTGTGACAGGCGATCGTAATATTCGAGCAGGTGAAGTCTTGATTGGAACGGGTGTCGGCGCATTGGCTGGATTGATTTTTGGTGGCGATCGAGTTGACTTGATCTCGATTCGTCCAAATACCAATCTGAACGTTCAACTCACCAGCCCATTGACTCTTCCGCGCTCCTAATTTCCGTGAAGGGTGAAGTTTAGGCTTCATCCTTCTGAAGTTCAACGACAAAACTTGTCCCCTGATTCGGGGGTTGGTCATCTTTACCGAGCCAACCCTCGTTTTTTAATGGGCTAGAAACCTCGATCGAGCCGTGCATTTGTTCGATTAATCGACGTGCGATCGCTAAACCCAATCCTGTTCCCGGAATTTCTCCACTTGCCTGCACTCCCCGGTAATGCCGCTCGAATAATCGCTCTAAATCTTCAGGTGGAATTCCATATCCAGTGTCGCTCACCCAAATGTCAATGCGATCGCGCTTCTCGTTCACTCGGATATGCACTTCTCCGCCTGATGGCGTGTATTTGAGTGCGTTATCAATCAAATTACTCAGGACCTCTCTCAACGCCCCAGAATTGGCAGAAACAGGCGGAAGAATATTCGGGATCTCTGTCTGAATCGAAAGCCCTTTTTCTTGTGCGATCGCTTCAGCCGTTTCAATCAGGGGCAACAGAATTTCATTGATCGAACACGGCATTAATTCGATGTTTGAAGTCGTTAGAACTCCTGCGGGTAAGAGAGGAATCGGACGACCGACGAGAGAAGCATCTTCGGCTAAAACATCTACGGAATCAAGGTCGATCGCTTCGTCGAACTGTTGTAGAAGCTCTTGTAATCGATCGCTTTCTCTCAGAATGCTTCCAGCAATTTCCCGATTCGGATCGCCTGCCTGTAATTTTTTAACTAATAATTTTCCAAACGTTCGTAGCGCTGTTAATGGGCTTTTTAACTGGTGCAACAAATTATCTAGAACATCATGCTGTTGAGATTGCCTCGATCGATGTTGCTGTTGAGATTGATCGAGCCATTGAGCAC
Coding sequences within it:
- a CDS encoding S-layer protein (similar to AA sequence:cyanobase_aa:LBDG_37890), whose protein sequence is MYSTVKSGLALTLALGTIAGAAAPMVMVAPASAQTTFSDVASDNYAAPFIQELASRNIIAGFGDGTFRPNDPVTRAQFAAILLKAFPNAQRVNTPINFSDVPSNYWGFQAIQNAYATGFLAGFPGGTFRPNDNIPRAQALVSLSNGLRYTATQPVDSLLQVYTDAGSIPGFARNSIAAATERRIVVNYPDVSLLNPNQVATRADVAAFIYQSLVSTGQVAAIQSPFIVGQAPTQPQAINIPAGTALPLRYDRADRILLAKNEPQPTPITLTVAQNIVTSDGTVLIPAGSQVAGQLTVSQGAAQFTASQLILANGQQVAIAATSQPITTTETVRRGANTGTILKDAALGSAAAAGVAAVTGDRNIRAGEVLIGTGVGALAGLIFGGDRVDLISIRPNTNLNVQLTSPLTLPRS
- a CDS encoding histidine kinase (similar to AA sequence:cyanobase_aa:LBDG_37880), with protein sequence MLMPTSSEFIELCRSQIALLTQAMGASLSVIYLTEELVESSQARLMPIAAYPDTAVALERSNRLALPAAVESLPEIDSIPENGITQPKQLVLPLIHEELVFGLLVTERDDRPWTSWERSQVERIANTLSLACVMDQRAQWLDQSQQQHRSRQSQQHDVLDNLLHQLKSPLTALRTFGKLLVKKLQAGDPNREIAGSILRESDRLQELLQQFDEAIDLDSVDVLAEDASLVGRPIPLLPAGVLTTSNIELMPCSINEILLPLIETAEAIAQEKGLSIQTEIPNILPPVSANSGALREVLSNLIDNALKYTPSGGEVHIRVNEKRDRIDIWVSDTGYGIPPEDLERLFERHYRGVQASGEIPGTGLGLAIARRLIEQMHGSIEVSSPLKNEGWLGKDDQPPNQGTSFVVELQKDEA